DNA from Eleftheria terrae:
GACTTCGTGCCGGCCACGCATCCGCTGCGAGCGATACGCGCGATGGTCAACGACGCGTTGATCGAGCTTGAAGACATGTTCGCCGACATGTATGAGGACGCCGCCAAGGGCGGGCGTCCGAGCATCGCCCCGCAGAAGCTGCTACGGGCGATGTTGCTGCAGGTGCTGTACTCGGTGCGCTCGGAGCGACTGCTGATGGAGCAAGTGCAATACAACTTGCTGTTTCGCTGGTTCATCGGCCTATCGATGGACGACAACGTGTGGGTGCCCACGGTATTCAGCAAGAACCGACAGCGCTTGATCGAGCACGATGCGGTGGTCGCGTTCTTCAACGAAGTGCTGGCGCAAGCCGAGCGCAAGAACTGGCTGTCCAAGGAACACTTCAGTGTGGACGGCACGCTGATCCAGGCGTGGGCCAGCCACAAGAGCATTGTGCCCAAGAAGGCCGGCGACGACGACGACGCGGGCGGTGGCAGCAGCAACGATGGCAGCGACTTCCGGGGCCAGCCGCGCAGCAACGACACGCACGAATCGAAGACCGATCCAGACAGCCGCCTGTATCGCAAGGGCAAGACTGCCAGCGAGATGCGCTTCATGGGCCACACGCTGATGGACAACCGGCACGGCCTGATCGTCAATGCCGTGGTCACTCAGGCAGACGGCTATGCCGAGCGGGCGGCGGCCCGGGCCATGATCAACGATGCCCGGCAGGTCAACCCCGAGGCAGAGATCACGCTGGGTGCAGACAAGGGCTACGACGCGGCGCAGTTCATCGCCGAGTTGCAGCAGCTCAAGGTCGAGCCTCATGTGGCGCAGAACAAGTCGGGGCGTCGCTCGGCGGTGCCCGATGAGATCGCCCAGACCGACGGGTACGCGTTGTCGATGCAATGCCGCAAGCGCATCGAGCAGGCCTTCGGGTGGGCCAAGACCATCGGCTCGATCCGGCAGGTGATGGTGCGCGGACTCAAGAAGGTGGACCAGTTGTTCGTGCTGAACATGGCGGCCTACAACTTGGTGCGCATGCGCTCGCTGGGACAGGTCCGTCTGCAAGGCGCCAGATGAGCAGCGCAGGTGCGCAACTCGGCCCTCCACAGGGGCGAACCGGCCTGGAAATGGCCCTTCTGACACTCCTTGCGACGGCAGCTACCGAAACTCCATCAGCTCGCGGGTCGAGGTAGGTGCTTCAGCGCAGAATTTCAGCAGCCTGCTAGGGGCGCAAGCGTCCCGGCGCGGCCGTGAACACCTTGCGGGTCAGCCGGTACAGCCCTGAGGGGTCGGTATAGCTCGACTCTCTTTTGCCGCCGTTTCTCTAAAAACGTCTCTCGCAGTCTCGCCGCGGCCCGATGAAAAGAAACACGGGGAACGCCTACACTGAGCAGTGCCGGACCGTGGCCGATCTCTATTTGGAGGCGATCGTCCCCGTCTAAAAACCTGGCCCAGGGGGAATTTGCGGACCCAGCTGTGGTGGCGCTTCGTGCGACCCCGTTTAGGAAACTGACCCGTTCCGATCCCCCGTCTGGCGTACTACCGAGTGGAGGTGATATGTCCAAGCAGGGCAAGGCAATGGGGTTACCGGTCATCAACGCGTACGCGGCCGGCGTTGACATTGGCGCGCGCATACAGGTCGCCGCAGTACCTCCCGAGCTGTGCGACGCTCCGGTGCAGATGTTCCAGTGCTTCACGGCCGATATCGAACGCATGGCCGACTGGCTCGTGTCGTTGGGGATCAAGACCGTGGCGATGGAGTCGACCGGCGTGTACTGGATTCCTGTGTACGAGATCTTGGAGGATCGAGGCTTGGAAGTTGTGCTGGCCAATGCACGAGAGTGCAAGGCCGTTCCAGGCCGCAAGAGCGATGTCAACGACGCTCAATGGCTGCAACGCTTGCACGCCTGCGGCTTGCTGCGCGCCAGCTTCCGCCCGGCACGCGACATCGCCGCGCTGCGTGCGTACATGCGAGTCCGGGATCGCCACATGGAGTACGCGGCAGCGCACATCCAGCACATGCAGAAGGCGCTGACCCACATGAACCTTCAGCTACACCATGTCGTCAGCGATGTCACCGGTGTGACTGGCATGAAGATCATTCGCGCGATCGTTGCAGGTGAACGTGACCCCGGCGTCCTGGCGTCCATGCGAGATGGGCGCTGCCGCGAGAGCATCGAGACGATTCGTGCCGCCTTGGTCGGCAACTACCAGCCGGCGCATGTCTTCGCACTGGCGCAGGCTCTGGCGCTGTACGACTCGTACCAAGCTCGTATCGCTGAATGCGATGCGCAGATCGAGCAAACGCTGGAGATGCTGATCGCCGACAAAGCTCAACCTCAAGAGCCGTTGGGCGCACCACGAAGTCTCACGCGGCAAAGCAACTCGCTGAACTTCGACGTCCGCCCGTTGCTGTACCAACTCACAGACATCGATCTGGCGCAAATCCACGGGGTTGGCCCCAGCGTGGCGCTGGCGCTCATTGCCGAGTGCGGCACCGACCTCAGCCGATGGCCAACCGAAAAGCACTTCACCTCCTGGCTGACGCTGTCGCCTGGCTGCAAAATCAGCGGCGGCAAGGTGCTCTCGTCACATACACGCAAGAGTAACAACCGCATCGCCGCGCGCCTACGATTAGTTGCCACGGCCGTCGGCCGGACCGAGACCGCACTGGGCGCGTTCTACCGGCGACTGGCCGCGCGTATCGGCAAGGCCAAGGCTCTAACCGCCACGGCTCGAAAGATCGCCATCCTCTTCTACAGGGCGATGCGCTTCGGCATGCGCTACTAGCAGGCTGCTGAAATACCTCGCCGTCGGCAGCGCATCCTGGCGGAGATGCGGCACAGTGTCACCCAGCACCCGAACCTGAATCTTGTTGTCACCTATGCGCGGTCCCGACACCTTCACCGAGAGCCTGTTCAGCGTCAAGAAGCTGGACGACTTCGTGCCGGCCACGCATCCGCTGCGAGCGATACGCGCGATGGTCAACGACGCGTTGATCGAGCTTGAAGACATGTTCGCCGACATGTATGAGGACGCCGCCAAGGGCGGGCGTCCGAGCATCGCCCCGCAGAAGCTGCTACGGGCGATGTTGCTGCAGGTGCTGTACTCGGTGCGCTCGGAGCGACTGCTGATGGAGCAAGTGCAATACAACTTGCTGTTTCGCTGGTTCATCGGCCTATCGATGGACGACAACGTGTGGGTGCCCACGGTATTCAGCAAGAACCGACAGCGCTTGATCGAGCACGATGCGGTGGTCGCGTTCTTCAACGAAGTGCTGGCGCAAGCCGAGCGCAAGAACTGGCTGTCCAAGGAACACTTCAGTGTGGACGGCACGCTGATCCAGGCGTGGGCCAGCCACAAGAGCTTTGTGCCCAAGAAGGCCGGTGACGACGACGACGCGGGCGGTGGCAGCAGCAACGATGGCAGCGACTTCCGGGGCCAGCCGCGCAGCAACGACACGCACGAATCGAAGACCGATCCAGACAGCCGCCTGTATTGCAAGGGCAAGACTGCCAGCGAGATGCGCTTCATGGGCCACACACTGATGGACAACCGGCACGGCCTGATCGTCAATGCCGTGGTCACTCAGGCAGACGGCTATGCCGAGCGCGCGGCGGCCCGGGCCATGATCAACGATGCCCGGCAGGTCAACCCTGAGGCAGAGATCACGCTGGGTGCAGACAAGGGCTACGACGCGGCGCAGTTCATCGCCGAGTTGCAGCAGCTCAAGGTCGAGCCTCATGTGGCGCAGAACAAGTCGGGGCGTCGCTCGGCGGTGCCCGATGAGATCGCCCAGACCGACGGGTACGCGTTGTCGATGCAATGCCGCAAGCGCATCGAGCAGGCCTTCGGGTGGGCCAAGACCATCGGCTCGATCCGGCAGGTGATGGTGCGCGGACTCAAGAAGGTGGACCAGTTGTTCGTGCTGAACATGGCGGCCTACAACTTGGTGCGCATGCGCTCGCTGGGACAGGTCCGTCTGCAAGGCGCCAGATGAGCAGCGCAGGTGCGCAACTCGGCCCTCCACAGGGGCGAACCGGCCCGGAAATGGCCCTTCTGACACTCCTCGCGACGGCAGCTACCGAAACTCCATCAGCTCGCGGGTCGAGGTAGGTGCTTCAGCGCAGTATTTCAGCAGCCTGCTAGGGCCCGGGCGCCGATCAGTACGAGCGCCGATACTGAGAGCGTGTCGTCAAGCAACTTCATCGCCGTGCGGCGCACTTCGGCTTCTCCCTCCAGCCAATAGCGCCTGGTGTTTCTTAGGAATCTTAAGCTACTTTCTCGATTCGACCTTCGCAGAAGTCGTTTCGGGACAAGCACTTATGTGCGTGTCGAAGAGAACGGTTGCGCATCGTCTTGGAGGAGCAAACTGGAGAAAAACCCAAACCTGCCCAGCTGTGACCCCTCCTGCGGAAAAGGACGACGGTCGTATCCCGACCCGTTGCGGCCCTTCGATGAACTTCGGCCGATGGCCACTGAGCAGCGGCAGCGGACGTTGACGCGAGCTACCATGTGGGTCTCCAGGCTCGTTGCCCTTCGCTGCTAAGCGCTTCCATGGATCTGCAGAACTACTCGCGCCTTTGGGACGCCTCGGAGCCAGGGTGGACCGTCGTGCGCCACATCGAAGACCGAGAGCGGATCACGGTCGTCTTTTCGCAGGAAGGCGCCACCGCTTCTGAAATAAAGGCATTGTGAATCGCCCCGGGTTTCGTGGAGGCTGGTTGGTTTAAGTGGTCACGCCGTCACGGCCGATCGCTCGGCGAGTTGGCGGTGGTAGTTTGCCTCGGCCTCGGCCGGCGGGATGTAGCCCAGCGGTGCCATC
Protein-coding regions in this window:
- a CDS encoding IS5 family transposase, with the protein product MRGPDTFTESLFSVKKLDDFVPATHPLRAIRAMVNDALIELEDMFADMYEDAAKGGRPSIAPQKLLRAMLLQVLYSVRSERLLMEQVQYNLLFRWFIGLSMDDNVWVPTVFSKNRQRLIEHDAVVAFFNEVLAQAERKNWLSKEHFSVDGTLIQAWASHKSFVPKKAGDDDDAGGGSSNDGSDFRGQPRSNDTHESKTDPDSRLYCKGKTASEMRFMGHTLMDNRHGLIVNAVVTQADGYAERAAARAMINDARQVNPEAEITLGADKGYDAAQFIAELQQLKVEPHVAQNKSGRRSAVPDEIAQTDGYALSMQCRKRIEQAFGWAKTIGSIRQVMVRGLKKVDQLFVLNMAAYNLVRMRSLGQVRLQGAR
- a CDS encoding IS5 family transposase, giving the protein MRGPDTFTESLFSVKKLDDFVPATHPLRAIRAMVNDALIELEDMFADMYEDAAKGGRPSIAPQKLLRAMLLQVLYSVRSERLLMEQVQYNLLFRWFIGLSMDDNVWVPTVFSKNRQRLIEHDAVVAFFNEVLAQAERKNWLSKEHFSVDGTLIQAWASHKSIVPKKAGDDDDAGGGSSNDGSDFRGQPRSNDTHESKTDPDSRLYRKGKTASEMRFMGHTLMDNRHGLIVNAVVTQADGYAERAAARAMINDARQVNPEAEITLGADKGYDAAQFIAELQQLKVEPHVAQNKSGRRSAVPDEIAQTDGYALSMQCRKRIEQAFGWAKTIGSIRQVMVRGLKKVDQLFVLNMAAYNLVRMRSLGQVRLQGAR